Below is a window of Agathobacter rectalis ATCC 33656 DNA.
ACACAGGAAGAAATGAAGCGACTCATCAAGGATGCTTCACAGATGACTGATGTACAGCAGAAACTTGGTGTGACTGTAGATGAAAGCAGTCTGTCGTTTGGAAATATCGTAAATGCCATTTCTGTAATGCAGGAGAGCTTAGGTATTGCCGGTACCACATCAAAAGAAGCTGCAACCACTATTGAGGGTTCGTTGAACAGTGCAAAAGCAGCGTGGGAGAACCTTGTTGTTGGAATGGCAGACGATAATGCAGATTTTGATACACTTGTACAGAATTTCGTTGATACTGCATCCACAGCTGTTGAGAACATGCTTCCTCGTATAGAGATAGCACTAACAGGACTGGGACAACTGATAGAGAAACTGCTTCCAGTCATAGTACAGAAGGTACCGGAGATTATAATGCAGACTCTTCCGGGACTGATAAACGCGGGAATACAGATGGTATCGGCACTGGGACAGGGACTGATGCAGTATCTTCCGGAGCTGATTTCGTATGCTACACAGCTTGTGGTACAGCTTGTACAGGGGCTGGTGTCAGCACTGCCAAAGATTGTTGAGTTTGCTTCACAGCTTATCGAGACAATAGTTACATCACTGATAAATGCAGCACCGGATCTTATAGAGGCCGGCAAAGAACTCATAGAGTTTCTTGTAAACGGAATTGCTGAAAATCTGCCAAACATAGTCCAGACAATTACAGACCTGATTTCAAATATTAATTCTTTCTGGGCGGAGAACGGTCCGGAGTTTATCAAATGGGGAACCGACCTACTCAGCAACTTGATAGACGGAATCATACAGGCCGTGCCGGTATTACTGCAGAATCTGCCGGGAATTATCCAGTCCATGGTAGCGGGGCTGTTAAATAATGGCCCAGTACTCATTGAGTGTGGTCTTAAACTTCTGTTGCAACTTATTGAGGGAATTTTATCATGCATACCGGATATACTGGCAGCAATACCGCAGATAATAGCCGCGATAGTTGAAGCTTTTGTTAATTACGATTGGCTTGGACTGGGAGCCGAGGTTATAAATTTTGTGAAGGATGGAATGGGAGAAAGCTGGGACAACATAGTTGCTTTCTTCACAGAAACCATACCAAACTTTATCCAGTCGATATTTGACTGGTTTAATGAACTTCCCGGAAAACTCCTAGAGTGGGGACAGAACGTATACACAACAGTTACAACGGCTATATCAGACATGATAACTGCAGCAGTTGGGTTCATATCGGAACTTCCGGATAAAATAGCTTACTGGATAGGCTTTGCGCTTGGCAAGGTTGTAGAATGGGGCTCTAACATGAGAGAAAAAGGAAAAGCAGCCGCAAAAGGACTGTTCGATTCGGTAGTCAACGGACTTGCAAATCTCCCGAACAAAATTATGAGTACAGGAAAAAATATAGTATCAGGTCTTTGGAAAGGCATCAAAGGAGCATGGAGTGGACTGACAAAGAAAGTCAGCAACCTCGCAGGAAAACTGTTACAAGGATTCAAGGATGCGCTTGGCATCCACTCTCCGTCACGTAAATTTAAGTGGGTTGGAGAAATGTGCGTAGCCGGCATGGATGAACCTATAGCAGACTACAATCCTTACGATACGCTTAATAAGTCTATTAAGGCAAATGAATCTACCATGAAAGCAAACTTTGTGGGAAGCGGTTCATACGCGGCCACATACAATGCGGTATATGACTATGATGCGCAGGCACAGGCTACAGCAAGGGCACTAAAAGGCATGAGTGTAAATATTGATGGCAAGAGAGCAGGAAAGATTATAGCACCTCACGTAGATGCTGCATTGGGCGATTTTGCAACAGTGAGAACATAAGGAGAGTATATGGGAAACTTTGGAATTAAAATAATGACAGAAACTGATTCATTTCATACAAGTGAATTAGGACTTAAAATGACAGCACTTAAGATTCCATTCCCGAACCCAAAAACCAATTATATTTCGGTACCAGGCGCCTCTGGCAATATTGATTTGTCGGAGGTGTTTGGCAGGGTATTATATGAGGATAGAAGCAATGTAACATTTGAGTTTGTTCTTCGTGGAAATTTTGATTTATGGGAGGTTGTTACGTTTAGGATTGCCACTATGATACATGGGAAAAAATGCAAGGTGATTGTAGACAATGACCTTAGTCACTATTATGTATGTAGGCTGTCTGTTGACCGTAGCAAATCAAAAAGAAGTGTTGGAACTATAACCTTAAGTGGAACAGCCGAATCATTTAAATATGATATTTATAATACGGCTGAAGAATGGCTTTGGGATACGTTTGACTTTGAAGAGGGAGTACTGCGTGAATATAATGAAATCACTGTAAATGAATACAATAAAGAACTTGTATTAATAGGCGGAATTATGCCGCAGGTGCCAGTTTTTACCGTAAAAAATGTAAATGAATTAAAACTGACATATGCAGGAAGAACTTATGATATGCCGGAGGATGGTACATATCGTTTCCCGGCCATAGTTGTAGCAGAAAATGATATAACTCTTAGTTTTACAGGAACTGGAATTGTAACCATAAATTACAGAGGAGCATACCTATGATATATGAAGTTTTACTTGATGGAAAAACACTATATTTTCCGAATGATAAAGAGGCTGTTATTTGTGATGCAACGCTGACACAGGCATTAAATGATGCAGGCACATTCGAGTTTACTGTTCCTTGTACGAACCCACTGTACAGTAAGATTGAAAATCGTGTAAGTATGGTACAGGTTTTAAAAGACGGTAATGAAATTTTTAACGGACAGGTAAGGGAATGCAGTGAAGTATTAAAAGGTGAAAAGGAAGTGAAGTGTGTAGGAGAGCTTGCCTTTTTATATGATTCAATCCAGCCGCAGGCGAAGTACCAGAACCAGTCCCCATTGCAGTTTTTTACTAATCTGCTTACAATCCACAACAACCAGGTTGAGAAAGAAAAACAATTTGAAGTTGGAATAGTGACTGTAAAAGATTCAAATGACAGTATATACAGATTTACTAACAGAGAGGATACACTTACAGATTTACGGGAAAAATTATGCGATCAATTAAGTGGCTATTTGCGTATTCGCAAGAAAGACGGTATAAGATATTTGGATTTGGTTACACTTGAGAATTATGGAAAAGTATGTGCACAGCCTATTCAGTTCGGTTACAACTTATTAGATTTTACATGTGGTACATCTGGGACAGATATAGCAACTGCAGTTATTCCATTAGGCGCAAGACTAGACCAAAGTGTAATAGATGGATTGGATGCATATACCACAATAGAATCTGTAAACGATGGTAAAGATTATGTATTTATCCAAAATGCAGTGGATCACTTTGGATGGATTCGGAAAGTGATCCACTGGGATGATGTGACTGACCCGGATAATTTGAAGAAAAAAGCAGAGGAGTGGTTGAAGAGTAATCAGTATGAAACCATGACGCTTGAAATAACCGCAGTTGATATGTCGATGCTAAATGCAGATATCGATACATATGAGGTTGGAGATGTGGTACGTACTCTTGCAAATCCGTTTGGAATGGATACAAGATTTCCATTGCAGAAGAAAACCACATATTTGCAAAGTCCGGAAAAAAATACTGTGGTTTTGAGTAATACATTAAAGAAGACATATACACAACAGGTTACAAGCTCTGTAAAGACATTAGAACAGAGCTTGCCACAGGAAAAATCTATGCTCCAGGCAGCAAGGGATAAAACAACAGCTCTTATAAAAAGCGCTATGGGAGGATATGTGTATAAGACTAAAAGAGAGCTTTATATCATGGACACTGATGATCCGGCAACAGCACAGAAGGTTTGGCGGTGGAATATCAATGGTCTTGGATATTCTTCAACAGGTTTAAATGGTCCATATGGACTTGCAATGACAATGGATGGTGCTATTGTTGCTGATTTGATAACAGCAGGTATATTAAAAGATGCATTGAATAAATCCTTTTGGAACATGAAAACAGGTGAGATGCATATAACCGGAACATTTTCACAAACAACAGCTTCCGGTGTCAAGTCCTTGGATATAGAAAATAATCAGGTGAAATTTTATGCCTGGAATGATAACGGCAACTACGTAGGCAGCATTGGAGCAGTAAAAGACACATCTTCAGAACGTGTAGGATTGGAAGTATGGTGTGATCAGGGCGACCAAGTAACACTCGGATGTCGGGACCGGGATAATCCGAAACAAATTATTCCGGTTATAAGAATTGATGAGACTACTTGCAAAGAAGAAACACCATATATTCGCAATGGCGCAAACGGTACATTATTTCCGGATAACACGAATGGTGGTATTACCATTGAAAATGGTCTGATTAAAAATTGGAGTATATGCTCAGCAAATGGCAGTACATCTTTTATATCGGGCCTATCCTGGGAGGACGGAAACATTACAAGTGTGGATAGAACAACTGTAAATATAAAGAATGGTCTTATTGAAAGTTGGTCAATCGAAACAAAAAAATACCAAAAGGCAGGGATGGGAATGGAATATTGCAGCAGACCAAAAGAAAGTGAGTTAGAGTCAACATCGGTTGTTGACACACAAGACAGCATCACAGGGCAGAAAGAAAGCAAGGAGGATTAGAGTATGTCAGATATTATGAATGAATTAAACACTATCAGAGAGGCACGATATGGAAAAGATGTGCGGGAATCCATAGCAGCTGGAATTGAAACTTGCTATAAAGAGGGAAGGGCGGGCACTACGGATTTGCAGGCAAGGCAGGATCTCTTAACAAAAGCATCTAAAACAGAGCTGGATGTTGAGCGTAAGAGAATTGACAATCTTGCAAAGCTTCCATCTGGTTCAACCA
It encodes the following:
- a CDS encoding phage tail protein, with the protein product MSDPKLIIKTLLDNSQLKSGLSDMNSMVSGASAKVGTFAKVGAAAVGTAVTAGTTAAAALVKKSVEGYATFEQMVGGVETLFGAGGQSMEEYAQSTGKTVGEIESKYNSLMTAQTTMLNNANNAYKTAGLSANNYMETVTSFSASLIQSLGGDTEKAANYADRAITDMSDNSNKLGTNMHDIQNAYQGFAKQNYTMLDNLKLGYGGTQEEMKRLIKDASQMTDVQQKLGVTVDESSLSFGNIVNAISVMQESLGIAGTTSKEAATTIEGSLNSAKAAWENLVVGMADDNADFDTLVQNFVDTASTAVENMLPRIEIALTGLGQLIEKLLPVIVQKVPEIIMQTLPGLINAGIQMVSALGQGLMQYLPELISYATQLVVQLVQGLVSALPKIVEFASQLIETIVTSLINAAPDLIEAGKELIEFLVNGIAENLPNIVQTITDLISNINSFWAENGPEFIKWGTDLLSNLIDGIIQAVPVLLQNLPGIIQSMVAGLLNNGPVLIECGLKLLLQLIEGILSCIPDILAAIPQIIAAIVEAFVNYDWLGLGAEVINFVKDGMGESWDNIVAFFTETIPNFIQSIFDWFNELPGKLLEWGQNVYTTVTTAISDMITAAVGFISELPDKIAYWIGFALGKVVEWGSNMREKGKAAAKGLFDSVVNGLANLPNKIMSTGKNIVSGLWKGIKGAWSGLTKKVSNLAGKLLQGFKDALGIHSPSRKFKWVGEMCVAGMDEPIADYNPYDTLNKSIKANESTMKANFVGSGSYAATYNAVYDYDAQAQATARALKGMSVNIDGKRAGKIIAPHVDAALGDFATVRT
- a CDS encoding phage tail protein yields the protein MIYEVLLDGKTLYFPNDKEAVICDATLTQALNDAGTFEFTVPCTNPLYSKIENRVSMVQVLKDGNEIFNGQVRECSEVLKGEKEVKCVGELAFLYDSIQPQAKYQNQSPLQFFTNLLTIHNNQVEKEKQFEVGIVTVKDSNDSIYRFTNREDTLTDLREKLCDQLSGYLRIRKKDGIRYLDLVTLENYGKVCAQPIQFGYNLLDFTCGTSGTDIATAVIPLGARLDQSVIDGLDAYTTIESVNDGKDYVFIQNAVDHFGWIRKVIHWDDVTDPDNLKKKAEEWLKSNQYETMTLEITAVDMSMLNADIDTYEVGDVVRTLANPFGMDTRFPLQKKTTYLQSPEKNTVVLSNTLKKTYTQQVTSSVKTLEQSLPQEKSMLQAARDKTTALIKSAMGGYVYKTKRELYIMDTDDPATAQKVWRWNINGLGYSSTGLNGPYGLAMTMDGAIVADLITAGILKDALNKSFWNMKTGEMHITGTFSQTTASGVKSLDIENNQVKFYAWNDNGNYVGSIGAVKDTSSERVGLEVWCDQGDQVTLGCRDRDNPKQIIPVIRIDETTCKEETPYIRNGANGTLFPDNTNGGITIENGLIKNWSICSANGSTSFISGLSWEDGNITSVDRTTVNIKNGLIESWSIETKKYQKAGMGMEYCSRPKESELESTSVVDTQDSITGQKESKED